acctCCTTCTCCCCTCTGCATCACTCATCACTTGGGCAGGCCAAACTTCGCCAAGTACGAACAGGCTCTGGCAACTGGGTCTGGCAACAAAGTGCTGGAAAAACCCGGGGCAGAGCCCAGCGCAGTGAGTGCCCCACACATGGAAGCAAAGGAGTGGGCCTTTGCCCTGGCCCTGAGGGCTGAGCCTGAGAGTCTGTGGGGTGGTGAAATCTGTTGTGACCACCAGGCTTGTGGTGGGTGGACCCTTAGCTCTTCCTGTGAGCAACTTTGTGCTAAAGAAAGAGCActggagccgggcgtggtggctcacgcctgcaatcccagcactttgggaggccaaggcgggcggatcaggagttcaagaccagcctggccaacatgatgaaaccctatctctagtaaaaatacaaaaattagccgggcgtggtggcatgcgcctgtaatcccagttactcgggaggttaaggcacaagaatcacttgaacccaggaggtgaaggttgcagtgagcggagatgacgccactgcaaaaaaaaaaagaagaaaaaaacagaaagagcactggacttgGAGTCTAAACACAGGTTCTACTCCCGACTCACCTGTGACTGAGGGCGAGAATGCTGCCTTCTCAGAGACTCAGTGTCCCCTTTTGTAAAATGAGGCTCATTCTATCCTTCCCCAAGGGCTTCAGGGAAACTCCAGTTAGAGCAGTGAGGTGCTAGGTAAACTCTGAGGAGCACCCTAACTGCCATGTGAGGTCGGGAGGTCTGAATTCTCTCATCCCCTCTCCCCAGGACAAGGGCACACAACTGGTTCCATTAAGCCCCTCTCTCCCTCAGACGCCATGGAGCTGGATCTGTCTCCACCTCATCTTGGCAGCTCTCCAGAAGACCTTTGCCCAGCCCCTGGGACCCCTCCTGGGACTCCCCAGCCCCCTGATACCCCTCTGCCTGAGGAGGTAAAGAGGTCCCAGCCTCTCCTCATCCCAACCACCGGCAGGTATGATGGGGCATGGGGCTTGGGGGAGGTCAGTGCTGGATAATACGCAGGGGCTTGCAGGCCACTGCTCCCTTCCCCAcacctctctccctttttcttcttgCCACAGGAAACTTCGAGAGGAGGAGCGGCGtgccacctccctcccctctaTCCCCAACCCCTTCCCTGAGCTCTGCAGTCCTCCCTCACAGAGCCCGATTCTCGGGGGCCCCTCCAGTGCAAGGGGGCTGCTCCCCCGCGATGCCAGCCGCCCCCATGTGAGTTGTCCctcagaagggaagggaagggaggggttctgggtctgtggGAGATACACAGCTGCTTCCATGGAGGCAGGGGATCTTGGTTAGGAGTCCCTGAGGGTCTAGCAGGTGCGGAAAGGGAAGGAATCACCCTTTGCCTCCCCTCAAGTCGTGTGCAATTCCTGGGGCGCAGGTAGTAAAGGTGTACAGTGAGGATGGGGCCTGCAGGTCTGTGGAGGTGGCGGCAGGTGCCACAGCTCGCCACGTGTGTGAAATGCTGGTGCAGCGAGCTCACGCCCTGAGCGACGAGACCTGGGGGCTGGTGGAGTGCCACCCCCACCTAGCACTGGGTAAGTCAGGTGCATGGAACTACCCGGGCTGGGAGGTGATGCCTTGCATCTTGGGCTAGGCATGTGGCTCATCCAGGAGATCTGGTTGATCTCCAATAACCCCTGCTTTTTGCCCTTGACCCCAGAGCGGGGTTTGGAGGACCACGAGTCCGTAGTGGAAGTGCAGGCTGCCTGGCCCGTGGGCGGAGATAGCCGCTTCATCTTCCGGAAAAACTTCGCCAAGTACGAACTGTTCAAGAGCTCCCCAGTGAGTGCATGAGGGCGGTCTGGGTGCTGGGATGCCCTGATCCTCAACCTGGATGCTGGAGCCCTGACCCCTGACACTTGTCTACCCACAGCACTCCCTGTTCCCAGAAAAAATGGTCTCCAGCTGTCTCGATGCACACACTGGTATATCCCAGGAAGACCTCATCCAGGTGGGGGGACCCCCCATTTCACTGCATAGTCACGACTCCCCAGCACTGGCCAGTGCTTCTCCGCCCTTAAGTCCTGTGCCTCCCCTCTATGTGGTAGAAAGAGCCAAATCACAGTCCTGCGTGACTGGGGACAGTCACTTTCCCTGCCTGCGCATCAGTTTCTTCTGTTAAATGGGGGCGAGAAATGCATGTGGAGCATTTTCTTGTAAAAACCTGaggggggccgggcacggtggctcatgcctgtaatcccagcactttgggaggctgaggcgggggattacttaagcctagaagtttgagaccagcccgagcaacataacgagacctcatctctccaaaaaaaaaaaaaaaaaaaaaaaaaaaagccaggaatggtggcatgagcctgtggtcccaggtgcttgggaggctgagatgggaggatcacttgagctcgggaggtcgaggttgcagtgagctgtgatcgtgccactgcactagcatgagaccctgtctcaaaaagaaaaagaaaaacatcttggtggtagaggggaagggaggaggtcaGACCTCTCActctcctctgctctcctctGGCTCAGAACTTCCTGAATGCTGGCAGCTTTCCTGAGATCCAGGGCTTTCTGCAGCTGCGGGGTTCAGGACGGAAGCTTTGGAAACGCTTTTTCTGCTTCTTGCGCCGATCTGGCCTCTATTACTCCACCAAGGGCACCTCTAAGGTGAGGTCTTGAGGgtgccagccccagcccctccagTCCCTGGTCCTTTTAGAAGTTGCCCCTTCTCTGCTGGAACCCCTGAGCCCTTCTCCCCCTGGGCCCCCCAGGCCAGCCACCTCCAGTTTACCATCTCTCCCTACATCCTTGCCTAGCTCACCTGCCCAAGGAGGTAGCAGGAGAAAAGATGACCTTAGTTTAAGTCCTGGCTCTACTTCtatttgctgtgtgaccctgggcactCCCCTGCCCCTCTCTGGTCCTGAAATCTCCCCACCTGGCTTGTGGGGGGAGGTAATAGTGGGCAGGGTCCACCTGTACCAAGTCCTGCTCTCTCGTGATGCTTAGGATCCGAGGCACCTGCAGTACGTGGCAGATGTGAACGAGTCCAACGTGTACGTGGTGACGCAGGGCCGCAAGCTCTATGGGATGCCCACCGACTTCGGTTTCTGTGTCAAGGTGAAGACCTGGCCAGGCCTGGCCCCTGGCTTGGGGAAGCAGGAACTGCTCAGGCCCCTGGATCCTGCCCGGGGCTTCTGAGCCCCAATTCAGACGCCTAGACTCCTCTCCCTGCACCCTGGCCTGCTGGAAACTCCCTGGATTCTGCTCTGCTCTGTGGAGCAGGGACAGACATGTGGTCCTAAAGGCAGATACGGGACCAGTCAATTTCTTCTCTCTGCAGCCCAACAAGCTTCGAAATGGCCACAAGGGGCTTCGGATCTTCTGCAGTGAAGACGAGCAGAGCCGCACCTGCTGGCTGGCTGCCTTCCGCCTCTTCAAGGTGAGACCCTGGGAGTGGCATGGGGGGCTGGCCTGGCCAGAGGGATCCCCAGCTCTGCCTTCAGGAAGTCGCAGGAATGAGGAGGGCATCACGGCCTTGCTCTCTGATAACCCCCAGTCCAAGCCTGAAGTTATAGGAAGCGCCCATCAAAGGCAGAAACACAGCCCTGGTCTGGGCAAGCCCTGGTCTGAGGGGGGGGTCACAGCCACGCCCCCAGGACCTGTCGACCTCAAgccctctttctctccccacccccagtacGGGGTGCAGCTGTACAAGAATTACCAGCAGGCACAGTCTCGCCATCTGCATCCATCTTGTTTGGGCTCCCCACCCTTGGTGAGTGTGCACAAGGGGATGAGAGGGTGGGCACGCAGACCCTGTCTTACGGGTACCTGGGCCCTGttctgacctctcccctctccttccatcTCCAGAGAAGTGTCTCAGATAATACCCTGGTGGCCATGGACTTCTCTGGCCATGCTGGGCGTGTCATCGAGAACCCCCGGGAGGCTCTGAGTGTGGCCCTGGAGGAGGCCCAGGCCTGGAGGGTGAGGCCtgctgcctgtgtgtgtgtttgtgctgggGACCCACTCTCTGGGTGGGATCCCTGAaataggagagaggaagagggggcGGGGGGAGGCCCCCGGCTGGGGAGAAGTGCTCTACCTTCCTGAGGTGCTGGGTAATGCCCCTAAGCATGCCCCGACTCTCCCGTATCTCCCACTGCTCCACAGAAGAAGACAAACCACCGCCTCAGCCTGCCCACACCGGCCTCCGGCACGAGCCTCAGTGCAGGTGGGTGACAGCCCCAAGTCCTGGGGCGGGGGCTGCCTCGACTTCTCTTTGCATTCCCAGCGGGGAGTAGATGGTATAGGGGTCCCCTCCCCAAAGTGACCGCCCATATCCTTCCCCACCGCAGCCATCCACCGAACCCAACTCTGGTTCCACGGGCGCATTTCCCGTGAGGAGAGCCAGCGACTTATTGGACAGCAGGGCTTGGTAGACGGGTAAGGGGCAGGGCCGGGCAACAGACCCAGGGATAAGAGAGATCGGGGTCCAGGTGGCAGCCATGGGTTCTTGGGTAATGCTGCCCCATCTCCTGTCTTCTGGCAGCCTGTTCCTGGTCCGGGAGAGTCAGCGGAACCCCCAGGGCTTTGTCCTCTCTCTGTGCCACCTGCAGAAAGTGAAGCATTATCTCATCCTGCCGGTGAGCTTCCCTGCATCCCCGGAGTCCTGCAATGAGACACAGGACTCCCAGCAATCTGTCCTCCTCACCAGGCCGCTCCAGAGGCTCCCTGGCCCCCAGTGTGTCTCCCTTTTCCCTGCACAAGAAGTGggaggctgagtgcggtggctcacacctgtaatcccagcacttgggatggccaaggtgggagaatggtttgagcctaggagttcgagaccagcctgggcaacacagggagaccccatctctacaaataatttaaaaatgagccaggcacggtggtgcacacctgtagtcccagctactcaggaggctgaggtgggagcattgcttgagcccagagggtcaaggctacagtgagctatggtggcaccaccacaccccagcctggatgacacagtgagaaaactgtctcaaaaaaaaaaaaaaaggaaaataaaagaaaaagaaaaaagaaaagaataaaaggaaatgggTGGGGCCCTGGCCCAGGAGGGAGCTTCCCAAGCCTTAGGTCCCTCCCTGACCTTCCATCCCCTCTACTGTACCCCAGAGCGAGGAGGAGGGCCGCCTGTACTTCAGCATGGATGATGGCCAGACCCGCTTCACTGACCTGCTGCAGCTCGTGGAGTTCCACCAGCTGAACCGTGGCATCCTGCCGTGCTTGCTGCGCCATTGCTGCACGCGGGTGGCCCTCTGACCCGGCCATGGACTGGCTCATGCCTCAGCCCACCTTCAGGCTGCCCGCCGcccctctacccatccagtggaCTCTGGGGCGCGGCAGCGGGGGACGGGATGAGGAGCGAGAGGGTCCTGCCACTCCAGTTTTCTCCTCTGCTTCTTTGCCTCCCTCACATAGAAAACAGCCCGCATTACAGTCCACTCCTGACCCCTCTCCTCAAGGGAAGGCCTAGGGTGGCCCCCTCTCCTTCTCCTAGCTCCGGAGGTGCTGTTCTAGGGCAGGGCATTATGGGAGAAGTGGGGGCAGCCCAGGCGGTTTCACGCCCCACACTTTGTACAGACTGAGAGGCCAGTTGATCTGCTCTGTTTTATACTAGTGAcaataaagattattttttgaTATACCTATGAGTTCTGGCTGGCTGAATCAAGAAGGGAACcagagctggacatggtggctcatgcctgtaatcccagcactttgggaggccaaggtaggagaatcgcttgagtccaggagtttgagaccagcctgggcaacatggcaagaccctgtccctataaaaaaataaaaaaatgagccaggcatggtggtgtgcacctgtagtcccagctactcaggaggttgaggtgggaggatcccttgtcccttgagcctgggatgtcaaggctgcagtgaactgagattgtgccactgcactccgcctgggtgacagagtgagaccccgtctggAAAAAAAGGCGGGAGACCCGGAGAGGTGGGCACCTGTGGAGGCCTTGGTGAAAGTGTCAAATGGATCGAGGCCATGTCTCAGCTTGCCTGGACGTTCCTCAAGGGCAGGAGTGGTCGTGGTTATCTGAGAGTCTCCAGTGCCCACCATGCAGCTTGACACACAGTGGGCGCCCAGTCATTGCTAATTAAGTGAATGGACAAGAGACCATCATCCCAGAGAGATTTTCTGACAGTCTAAGTCTAGAGAGGTAACAAACAGGGCCTGGGAGTCAGAGATGAGTCTGACAGCATGCTTGTCCTCTGCTAGTCCTGGACTAGCTGGTGGGACAGTCGGCCCCAGCACGCACACAGTTAATGCATCCAGCCCCACCACCAAGACACAGAACGGCCCCATCTCCCCCAACAAGTCCCTGTGCCCCCTACTATCAGCCATGCTCCCTCCTACCCAACCTGAAACCTCCTTTCTGTTCTAGTTCTGCCCCTTCCAGAAAGCCATATAAATGGAGCCTGCTAGCATTCAGCCCTCTGCATCTTGCCTCCATCTCCAACACATCCTTCAGCACCCAGAGTGATCTTTCCCAGATATAAATTCACCACTCCCggcaggcgctgtggctcatacctgtaatcccagcactttgggaggccgaggtgggcagatcacgaggtcaggagatcgagaccagcctggccaacatggcaaaactccatctctactaaaaatacaaaaattagccaggcatggtggcgggcacctgtaattccagctactagggaggctgaggcaggagaatcgcttgaactcgggaggcagaggttgcagtgagccaagatcatgctattgcactccagtgtgggcaacaagagcaagactcagtctcaaaaaaaaaaaaaaaaatgcagatgtctggcctctgcccactgcTCATGCCAGTCTATGTTTTTGTctcagaggtttttttgttttttgagatggagtctcactttgttgcacaagctggaatgcagtggcatgatctcagctcactacaacctccacctcctgggttcaagcgattctcctgcctcaccctcccaagtaactgggattacaggtgctcgccaccacgcctggctaattttttgtatttgtggtagagatggggtttcaccatgttggccaggttggacttgaactcctgacctcaagtgatccactcaccttggcctcccaaagtgctgggattacagacgcaagccaccgcgcctagccttgTCTAAGAGTTTTTTAGTTTGAGCTCTTACCTGATGGGAGCTGCACCTGAACTTGCTGTTTAACTCAGGAGACAGACCCTCCTGCAGACATGTGAACCCCAACTAGTCATTGTTTTTGTCAAAACACCAAACCTGAATCTGATTCCTTGGATTCAACAACTAATTTACAGGAAATACAAgggaaacaatgacaaaaatccAGATGGGGAAATTCTACAGAACAGATAACCCAGTTTCTTCttcaacagcaacaaaattacaagaaaagaTGGGCAATCTCTAGATTTCAAGAAATTTAGACATATATCAACCAAATGATGTGTTGACCTTTGATTCAAATCCAAACTGTAAAAAGCATTTATGAGCAATTGGGGGAAATTTGAATTCTGATCAGATATTCGATGATATTAAGGGATTATGGCTAACTTTTTAAGGTGTAATAATGGTATTGCGGTTATGGCTTTTTCTAAGTCTTTATCTTTAAGAAATTCATTCTGAAGTATTTAAAGGTGAAATCACATGATGTCTCagctttgtttttattcctttttttttttttcaacttttattttagattgagggagtacatatgcaggtttattacctgggtatattgAGTAATGCTGaagctttgtttttaaaagaacccAGAGGtgggtgggcacagtgggtcatgcctgtaatcccagtattttgggagctgaggtgggaggagtttgagaccagtctgggcaacagagtgaggccctctctctacaaaaatacaaaattagccaggtgtggtgacatgcatctgtggtcccagctacctgggaggctggggtgagaggatcgtttcagccaggaggtcgaggctggtgtgagccgtgattgcatcactgcactccagcctgggccacagaacatgaccttgtctcaaaaaataaaaagaaaaaaataaaatccagaggTTAAAGGAGAGGGTGTGGGCATAGTCATGGTATGGCCATGAGTTGACATTGGTTGTTGATATTGGTTGAAGCTTGGTGACAGGTACTGGGTATGTGGGGATTTGTTAAATTATCCTCTCCACCTTTGTATATGCTTGgatattctattatatattgatatattttaatgGAGAGCCCCTCCTCAAATCTTTGGGACTGACTGGGCAGGAGGTGGTGAGACGCTGTtttgtaggtgaggaaactgacgGCCCAGTGGGCAGCCTGGCCCCAGATCACAGTGGGAGAGCCAAGATTCCAACCCAGGTCTGAGGACCAGGTCTGGGCATGTTCTGCTTCCCCTGTCTGGCTGACGTCCAGGTGGCATTCCTCAGCCACAGTGACAGCAATAGTGGCCTAAGGGGGTCCTCCCTTAGAGAGCCCCTCCCTTCCCTGCAGCCTTGGTCTCTGGCCTGGAGGGTTGTCCTGAGGTGACCTTGAGACCGTGCAGCCTCTGCAGTGAGCCCCTGGGCTGGGTTTGGCAGCC
The sequence above is drawn from the Symphalangus syndactylus isolate Jambi chromosome 20, NHGRI_mSymSyn1-v2.1_pri, whole genome shotgun sequence genome and encodes:
- the GRB7 gene encoding growth factor receptor-bound protein 7 isoform X1, whose protein sequence is MGKWRPGQGHTTGSIKPLSPSDAMELDLSPPHLGSSPEDLCPAPGTPPGTPQPPDTPLPEEVKRSQPLLIPTTGRKLREEERRATSLPSIPNPFPELCSPPSQSPILGGPSSARGLLPRDASRPHVVKVYSEDGACRSVEVAAGATARHVCEMLVQRAHALSDETWGLVECHPHLALERGLEDHESVVEVQAAWPVGGDSRFIFRKNFAKYELFKSSPHSLFPEKMVSSCLDAHTGISQEDLIQNFLNAGSFPEIQGFLQLRGSGRKLWKRFFCFLRRSGLYYSTKGTSKDPRHLQYVADVNESNVYVVTQGRKLYGMPTDFGFCVKPNKLRNGHKGLRIFCSEDEQSRTCWLAAFRLFKYGVQLYKNYQQAQSRHLHPSCLGSPPLRSVSDNTLVAMDFSGHAGRVIENPREALSVALEEAQAWRKKTNHRLSLPTPASGTSLSAAIHRTQLWFHGRISREESQRLIGQQGLVDGLFLVRESQRNPQGFVLSLCHLQKVKHYLILPSEEEGRLYFSMDDGQTRFTDLLQLVEFHQLNRGILPCLLRHCCTRVAL
- the GRB7 gene encoding growth factor receptor-bound protein 7 isoform X3, with protein sequence MELDLSPPHLGSSPEDLCPAPGTPPGTPQPPDTPLPEEVKRSQPLLIPTTGRKLREEERRATSLPSIPNPFPELCSPPSQSPILGGPSSARGLLPRDASRPHVVKVYSEDGACRSVEVAAGATARHVCEMLVQRAHALSDETWGLVECHPHLALERGLEDHESVVEVQAAWPVGGDSRFIFRKNFAKYELFKSSPHSLFPEKMVSSCLDAHTGISQEDLIQNFLNAGSFPEIQGFLQLRGSGRKLWKRFFCFLRRSGLYYSTKGTSKDPRHLQYVADVNESNVYVVTQGRKLYGMPTDFGFCVKPNKLRNGHKGLRIFCSEDEQSRTCWLAAFRLFKYGVQLYKNYQQAQSRHLHPSCLGSPPLRSVSDNTLVAMDFSGHAGRVIENPREALSVALEEAQAWRKKTNHRLSLPTPASGTSLSAACSWSGRVSGTPRALSSLCATCRK
- the GRB7 gene encoding growth factor receptor-bound protein 7 isoform X2; the protein is MELDLSPPHLGSSPEDLCPAPGTPPGTPQPPDTPLPEEVKRSQPLLIPTTGRKLREEERRATSLPSIPNPFPELCSPPSQSPILGGPSSARGLLPRDASRPHVVKVYSEDGACRSVEVAAGATARHVCEMLVQRAHALSDETWGLVECHPHLALERGLEDHESVVEVQAAWPVGGDSRFIFRKNFAKYELFKSSPHSLFPEKMVSSCLDAHTGISQEDLIQNFLNAGSFPEIQGFLQLRGSGRKLWKRFFCFLRRSGLYYSTKGTSKDPRHLQYVADVNESNVYVVTQGRKLYGMPTDFGFCVKPNKLRNGHKGLRIFCSEDEQSRTCWLAAFRLFKYGVQLYKNYQQAQSRHLHPSCLGSPPLRSVSDNTLVAMDFSGHAGRVIENPREALSVALEEAQAWRKKTNHRLSLPTPASGTSLSAAIHRTQLWFHGRISREESQRLIGQQGLVDGLFLVRESQRNPQGFVLSLCHLQKVKHYLILPSEEEGRLYFSMDDGQTRFTDLLQLVEFHQLNRGILPCLLRHCCTRVAL